CAACACGGTAAACATCCGGGTCGGGAACCCGAGCGCACGGTAGATCAGGCCGGTGTAGAAGTCGACGTTCGGGTAGAGCTTGCGCTCGATGAAGTAGTCGTCGGTCAGCGCTGCCTCTTCGAGTTCCTTGGCGATGCCCAGCAGGGAGTCGTCGCCGCCGAGCTTGGATAGGATCTTGTCGGCCTGTTCCTTGACGATCCGCGCGCGCGGATCGTAGTTCTTGTAAACCCGGTGGCCGAAGCCCATCAATTTGACGCCGGCCTCGCGGTTCTTGACCTTTCGCACAAACTCGGCGACGTCGTCGCCGCTGTCGCGAATGCCCTCGAGCATCTCCAGGACCGCCTGATTGGCGCCGCCATGCAGCGGACCCCATAGCGCGTTGATGCCGCCCGAGATCGAGGTGAACAGGTTGGCGCGCGACGAGCCAACCAGCCGGACGGTCGACGTCGAACAGTTCTGCTCGTGGTCGGCGTGCAGGATGAACAACATGTCCAGCGCCCGCACAACCTCGGGGTCAGCCTGGTAGGGCTCGGCCGGAAAGCCGAACGTCATCCGCAGGAAGTTTTCCACCAGCGTCAGCGAGTTGTCCGGGTAGAGGAACGGCTGGCCGACCGACTTCTTGTAGGCGTAGGCGGCGATGGTGGGCAGCTTGGCCAGCAAGCGGATCGTCGAGAGCTCGACCTGATCATTGTCCATCGGGTCCAGCGCGTCTTGGTAGTAGGCCGATAACGCGTTGACGACGCTGGACAACACCGGCATCGGGTGGGCGTTGCGCGGAAAGCCGTCGAAGAATCGCTTGAGGTCCTCATGCAGCATGGTGTGGCGCTGGATCCGACCGGTGAACTGGGCCAACTGTTCGGTATCGGGCAGCTCGCCGTAGATCAGCAGGTAGCAGACCTCGATGAAGGTCGACTTCTCCGCCAGTTGCTCGATCGGATAGCCCCGATAGCGCAGAATGCCGGCGTCCCCGTCGATGTAGGTGATGGAGCTTTTGGCGGCGGCGGTATTTGCGAACCCGACGTCGAACGTGGTGTGCCCGGTCTTTGACAACAGCGGACCGAGCGCAATGCCGTCGGCGCCTTCGGTGGCGCGGACGATCTGCAGGTCGACCTCGCCTCCCGGATACCGGAGTGTTGCGGTGTCGTCGGTGTCGGCCACGAGAACCCCTTTGCGCTCTAGCTGATATGGCTGCCCCACTAGGTGCGTATATGCGTATAGCTGAAGGTAGTCGTTATCGAGATGGCGCGCCTGCCCGGGGTGGGGTGTGCGCACCCCGGCGGCAATCCGTAAGGTACGCGGCTGCGCATCCGGCTGTGTGACGACGAACGACGCCCGACAACGAATGAACGCCGGCGCGACGAGCGAGGCGTGTCAACGGCGCCCTACGGTCCTTCGATGGCTCGTCCCTAGGTCGGCTTCGCTGATGCCAACGAGCAGCTCGAGTTCGCGAGCCAGCCGATCGGTGAGGCTGCTCAGTCCAGGAACGGCACGGCGGCAACCCGTCAATCCAACGGTGATCTGGTCATTGGTGCTGCTGCAGGTGATGTTCAGCGCCGCGCCGTCGACAGGTGCCGCCTGTAGGTAGAGCGCGTCAAGGCGGGCGCCGTTCCAGTACCGCGTGCCCTGCGGACCCGGCACGTTGGAGATCATCATGTTTGGCGGGCGCAGCGGC
The nucleotide sequence above comes from Mycobacterium decipiens. Encoded proteins:
- a CDS encoding citrate synthase — protein: MADTDDTATLRYPGGEVDLQIVRATEGADGIALGPLLSKTGHTTFDVGFANTAAAKSSITYIDGDAGILRYRGYPIEQLAEKSTFIEVCYLLIYGELPDTEQLAQFTGRIQRHTMLHEDLKRFFDGFPRNAHPMPVLSSVVNALSAYYQDALDPMDNDQVELSTIRLLAKLPTIAAYAYKKSVGQPFLYPDNSLTLVENFLRMTFGFPAEPYQADPEVVRALDMLFILHADHEQNCSTSTVRLVGSSRANLFTSISGGINALWGPLHGGANQAVLEMLEGIRDSGDDVAEFVRKVKNREAGVKLMGFGHRVYKNYDPRARIVKEQADKILSKLGGDDSLLGIAKELEEAALTDDYFIERKLYPNVDFYTGLIYRALGFPTRMFTVLFALGRLPGWIAHWREMHDEGDSKIGRPRQIYTGYTERDYVTIDAR